From a region of the Rhodoligotrophos appendicifer genome:
- a CDS encoding PAS domain-containing protein: protein MGSGTTHDVFRAQLIVSEQQQLYDYWSTRAGNRAMPGRCDISPAHFPRLLPGISLIDVGERDQRFRVRLAGTRLREIYEREITGLYLDEFDWGDRRDYWVSAYERVVGTGRPAQGVVRGPRVSKEHLVQFWLRLPLSSDAKRIDMILCHDAFIPAMDLHANQETSYFGAHSYASAQGH, encoded by the coding sequence TTGGGATCGGGAACGACACATGACGTCTTCAGGGCACAGCTGATCGTTTCAGAGCAGCAGCAGCTCTATGATTACTGGAGCACCCGGGCCGGCAATCGCGCCATGCCGGGGCGCTGCGACATCAGCCCGGCGCACTTCCCGCGACTGCTGCCCGGCATCAGCCTCATCGATGTGGGCGAACGCGACCAGCGCTTCCGGGTGCGGCTCGCCGGCACGCGGCTGAGGGAAATCTACGAACGCGAAATCACCGGCCTCTATCTCGACGAATTCGACTGGGGCGACCGCCGCGACTACTGGGTCTCGGCCTATGAGCGGGTGGTGGGCACCGGGCGGCCGGCACAGGGCGTGGTGCGCGGCCCGCGCGTGTCGAAAGAGCATCTGGTCCAGTTCTGGCTGCGGCTGCCGCTGTCATCGGATGCCAAGCGGATCGACATGATCCTCTGCCATGATGCCTTCATCCCGGCCATGGATCTCCATGCCAACCAAGAAACATCCTATTTCGGTGCGCATTCCTACGCCTCCGCCCAAGGGCATTGA
- a CDS encoding acyl-CoA dehydrogenase — protein MTQALRSAAPTAAPTSADRAQFDWQDPLGLEHLLTEEERMIRDSVRAYADAKLMPRIQSAFREERFDREVMNELGELGLLGVQIPEEYGGAGLGYVAYGVAAREIERIDSGYRSTMSVQNSLVMHPIYAYGTEEQRRKFLPKLATGEFIGCFGLTEPDAGSDPGGMTTRAKRIPGGFILNGTKTWISNAPVADVAVVWAKLEDEGIHGFVVERGTKGFSTPIIDGKVSLRASITGQIVLEDCHIPEANLLPNVKGLAGPFGCLNKARYGIAWGAMGAAEFCWHAARQYTLDRKQFGKPLAANQLIQKKLADMQTEIALGLLGALALGRELEAGRAAPPSISLMKRNNCGKALDIARMARDMHGGNGISDEYHVIRHLVNLETVNTYEGTHDVHALILGRAQTGIQAFQ, from the coding sequence ATGACCCAAGCCCTGCGGAGCGCAGCCCCGACTGCGGCGCCGACATCCGCCGACCGCGCGCAATTCGACTGGCAGGACCCGCTCGGATTGGAGCATCTGCTCACCGAAGAGGAGCGGATGATCCGCGACAGCGTGCGTGCCTATGCCGACGCCAAGCTGATGCCGCGCATCCAGTCCGCCTTCCGCGAAGAGCGTTTCGACCGGGAGGTCATGAACGAACTCGGCGAACTCGGGCTGTTGGGCGTGCAGATCCCGGAGGAATATGGCGGGGCCGGGCTCGGCTATGTCGCCTATGGGGTGGCCGCGCGCGAGATCGAGCGGATCGACAGCGGCTATCGCTCGACCATGAGCGTGCAGAACTCGCTGGTGATGCATCCGATCTATGCCTATGGCACGGAAGAGCAGCGGCGGAAATTCCTGCCGAAGCTGGCGACGGGAGAGTTCATCGGCTGCTTCGGCCTGACGGAGCCGGATGCGGGATCGGATCCCGGCGGCATGACCACCCGGGCCAAGCGGATTCCAGGCGGCTTCATCCTGAACGGGACGAAGACGTGGATCTCGAACGCACCGGTCGCCGACGTCGCGGTGGTGTGGGCGAAGCTCGAGGATGAGGGCATTCACGGCTTCGTGGTGGAGCGCGGCACGAAGGGTTTCTCGACGCCGATCATCGACGGCAAGGTCTCGCTGCGGGCCTCGATCACCGGGCAGATCGTGCTCGAGGACTGCCATATCCCGGAGGCGAACCTGCTGCCGAATGTGAAGGGCCTCGCCGGGCCCTTCGGCTGCCTCAACAAGGCGCGCTACGGCATCGCCTGGGGCGCCATGGGGGCGGCGGAATTCTGCTGGCATGCGGCGCGGCAATATACGCTCGACCGCAAGCAGTTCGGCAAGCCGCTGGCCGCCAACCAGCTGATCCAGAAGAAGCTCGCCGACATGCAGACGGAAATCGCGCTGGGGCTGCTGGGTGCGCTGGCGCTGGGCCGCGAATTGGAGGCGGGACGGGCGGCGCCGCCGTCGATCTCGCTGATGAAGCGCAACAATTGCGGCAAGGCGCTGGATATCGCCCGGATGGCGCGCGACATGCATGGCGGCAACGGCATCTCCGATGAATATCACGTGATCCGCCATCTCGTGAATCTGGAGACCGTGAACACGTACGAGGGCACCCATGACGTCCATGCGCTGATCCTGGGACGGGCGCAGACGGGGATCCAGGCGTTCCAGTAA
- a CDS encoding S9 family peptidase, whose amino-acid sequence MMKVYHGITLDDPYAWLRAENWREVMRDPSVLDPKIRTWLDGENAQAAAGMADTQAFQETLYKELRGRVKEDDSGVPAPDGPFAYFFQYESGAEHPRYCRQKRDGGPVEILLDGRALSAGMAFFRFGSVSHSPDHGLIAYGFDAAGGEYYTIKIRDIASGEELADEIVHTTGSMVWANDGRTLFYVWNDDRHQPCRVYAHVLGTPAESDVLVYEEKDQGFFVGIGETQSRKFIRIQAHDHETSEVYLIDADAPQEAPRLVAARDKGVEYSVGHRGGDLVILTNADGAEDFKIVTAPVAAPRRENWRDLVAHDPGRFILGMETFRDHLVRLERFEGLPRIIIRDWATGTEHSIHFDEEAYALGFGENLEFDTTALRFSYSSMTTPAQAYDYDMADRSRVLRKTQEVPSGHDPAQYVTRRVMAPADDGELVPVSILYRKDTPLNGSAPCLLYGYGAYGMTIPAAFNANWLSLVDRGFVYALAHIRGGKDKGYRWYAQGKRLNKKNSFTDFIAAGRFLARERFTSEGKIVALGGSAGGMLMGAVANMAPDLFRGIIAEVPFVDVLNTMLDPTLPLTPPEWPEWGNPIESAEDFAYIASYSPYDNVAAQAYPHLLALAGLADPRVTYWEPAKWVAKLRDLRTNDALLLFKTNMEAGHAGAAGRFDRLKEVALIYAFACKITDRIQAMPESGPGVPS is encoded by the coding sequence ATGATGAAAGTCTATCACGGCATCACCCTCGACGACCCTTACGCCTGGCTCAGGGCGGAGAATTGGCGCGAGGTGATGCGCGATCCGTCCGTGCTCGATCCCAAGATCCGCACCTGGCTCGACGGCGAGAATGCGCAGGCCGCAGCGGGGATGGCCGATACGCAGGCGTTCCAGGAGACGCTGTACAAGGAACTGCGCGGCCGGGTGAAAGAGGACGACAGCGGCGTGCCGGCCCCCGACGGGCCGTTTGCCTATTTCTTTCAATATGAAAGCGGGGCCGAGCATCCGCGCTATTGCCGGCAGAAGCGGGATGGCGGGCCGGTCGAGATCCTGCTCGATGGCCGGGCGTTGAGCGCCGGCATGGCCTTCTTCCGATTCGGCTCGGTGTCGCACAGCCCCGACCATGGGCTCATCGCCTATGGGTTCGATGCGGCGGGCGGCGAATATTATACGATCAAGATCCGGGACATCGCCTCGGGCGAGGAGCTCGCCGACGAGATCGTCCATACGACCGGCAGCATGGTCTGGGCCAATGACGGGCGGACGCTCTTCTATGTGTGGAACGACGATCGGCACCAGCCCTGCCGGGTCTATGCCCATGTGCTGGGGACGCCGGCGGAGTCGGATGTGCTGGTCTATGAGGAGAAGGACCAGGGCTTCTTCGTGGGAATCGGCGAGACCCAGAGCCGCAAGTTCATCCGCATCCAGGCCCATGACCACGAGACGTCGGAGGTCTATCTCATCGATGCCGATGCGCCGCAGGAGGCCCCGAGGCTGGTGGCGGCGCGCGACAAGGGCGTCGAATACAGCGTCGGCCATCGCGGCGGCGACCTCGTGATCCTCACCAATGCGGATGGGGCGGAGGACTTCAAGATCGTGACGGCACCGGTGGCGGCACCGAGGCGGGAGAACTGGCGCGATCTCGTGGCCCATGATCCGGGCCGCTTCATCCTGGGGATGGAGACGTTTCGCGACCATCTGGTGCGGCTGGAGCGGTTCGAGGGGCTGCCGCGGATCATCATCCGGGACTGGGCCACGGGGACGGAGCACTCGATCCATTTCGACGAGGAGGCCTATGCCCTGGGCTTCGGCGAGAACCTGGAATTCGATACGACCGCCTTGCGGTTCAGCTATTCCTCCATGACGACCCCGGCGCAGGCCTATGACTACGACATGGCCGACCGCAGCCGCGTCCTGCGCAAGACGCAGGAGGTGCCGAGCGGCCATGACCCGGCGCAGTATGTGACGCGGCGCGTGATGGCACCGGCGGATGACGGGGAGCTGGTGCCGGTGTCGATCCTGTATCGCAAGGACACGCCGCTAAACGGCTCCGCACCCTGCCTGCTCTATGGCTATGGCGCCTATGGAATGACGATCCCGGCGGCCTTCAACGCGAATTGGCTGTCGCTGGTGGATCGCGGCTTCGTCTATGCGCTCGCCCATATCAGGGGCGGCAAGGACAAGGGCTATCGCTGGTATGCCCAAGGCAAGAGGCTGAACAAGAAGAACAGCTTCACCGACTTCATCGCGGCAGGACGGTTCCTGGCGCGGGAGCGCTTCACGAGCGAGGGCAAGATCGTGGCGCTCGGCGGCTCGGCGGGGGGCATGCTGATGGGGGCGGTCGCCAACATGGCGCCGGACCTGTTCCGCGGGATCATCGCGGAAGTGCCCTTCGTGGACGTGCTCAACACCATGCTGGACCCGACCCTGCCCCTGACGCCGCCGGAATGGCCGGAATGGGGCAATCCCATCGAGAGTGCGGAGGATTTCGCCTATATCGCCTCCTATTCGCCCTATGACAATGTCGCAGCCCAGGCCTATCCGCATCTGCTGGCCCTGGCGGGGCTGGCGGATCCGCGGGTCACCTATTGGGAGCCGGCGAAATGGGTGGCAAAACTTCGCGATCTTCGAACCAATGACGCCCTGCTGTTGTTCAAGACGAACATGGAGGCGGGACATGCCGGTGCCGCCGGCCGGTTCGACCGCCTGAAGGAAGTGGCATTGATCTATGCCTTCGCCTGCAAGATAACGGACCGGATCCAGGCGATGCCCGAGTCAGGCCCGGGCGTTCCGAGCTGA
- a CDS encoding MaoC family dehydratase: MRIYSSLAELAADEGCEIGVSQWLEITQDRINRFADATNDHQWIHVDPARARAELDMDTIAHGYLTLSLIPHFTSEIFTVASVKRMINFGANKVRFTGIVPVGSKLRGRVTLSKAVLSAASLRTISEFTIERDGVAKPVAVAEIITLFYE, translated from the coding sequence ATGCGCATCTATTCCAGCCTTGCCGAACTTGCGGCCGATGAAGGATGCGAGATCGGCGTGAGCCAGTGGCTCGAGATCACCCAGGACCGCATCAACCGGTTCGCGGATGCCACCAACGACCATCAGTGGATCCATGTGGACCCGGCGCGGGCGCGCGCCGAACTCGACATGGATACGATCGCCCATGGCTACCTCACTTTGTCGCTGATCCCGCATTTCACCTCCGAGATCTTCACCGTCGCCTCGGTCAAGCGGATGATCAATTTCGGCGCCAACAAGGTGCGCTTCACCGGCATCGTTCCGGTGGGCTCGAAGCTGCGCGGGCGGGTGACGTTGTCCAAGGCGGTCTTGAGTGCAGCCTCCCTGCGCACCATCTCGGAGTTTACAATCGAGCGCGACGGCGTCGCCAAGCCCGTGGCGGTCGCCGAGATCATCACCCTCTTCTACGAGTGA